The following are encoded together in the Burkholderiaceae bacterium DAT-1 genome:
- a CDS encoding DNA translocase FtsK 4TM domain-containing protein — MQFFRRKGNQARVSRADSNPLPAPVAAILRESWWLAAVVAAIYLVIILASYSPGDPGWSHVSPQTLIRNKGGAFGAWCADVLLSVFGYSAWWLVAFCMSAIWWGYRRLEKVNEDQRLVIVAVVGFMMILLSSSSLEALRLHSLTWPLPDAPGGIIGLALGGLLFHALGFIGATLALLASFSIGMSLFVGVSWLGMMEKLGTWVETRVLSVFERVEAFQDRRAGERAATARADKVKVERQRFEDAPAIVIQDPLPEQPPEESPREIRAREKAAAQAAQASLFEEAALPPWEEPGEPDLPAAPAALDLPEIDTFESDVAPIREPVPAVPVAPVAAPAIPHKTVVKKTPPLIKHGRPELPDITLLAPPPPSQELVSHETIEYTSRLIERKLAEFGVEVKVVAAYPGPVITRYEIEPATGVKGSQIVNLMKDLARALSLISIRVVETIPGKTYMGLELPNPKRQIVRLSEIIGSQPYHDSSSLLTMAFGKDISGKPVVSDLAKAPHMLVAGTTGSGKSVAMNAIILSMLYKATADEVRLIMIDPKMLELSIYEGIPHLLAPVVTDMKHAANALNWCVGEMEKRYRLMSAMGVRNLAGFNQKLKEAEKRGERLTNPFSLTPENPEPLAHLPMIVVLIDELADLMMVAGKKIEELIARLAQKARAAGIHLILATQRPSVDVITGLIKANIPTRMAFQVSSKIDSRTILDQMGAESLLGQGDGLFLPPGSGYPQRIHGAFVADEEVHAVVEFLKQQGEPNYIEGILTGAVEGEGGGSGEFGLSGGEGEGDAMYDEAVAFVIKSRKASISSVQRQLRIGYNRAARLVEQMEAAGLVSPPEHNGNRTVLVPAREEA, encoded by the coding sequence AACAAGGGTGGCGCGTTTGGCGCATGGTGCGCCGACGTACTGCTGTCTGTATTCGGCTATTCTGCCTGGTGGCTGGTGGCATTCTGCATGTCGGCCATCTGGTGGGGATACCGGCGACTCGAAAAGGTCAATGAAGATCAGCGTCTGGTCATCGTAGCCGTGGTCGGTTTCATGATGATTTTGCTGAGTAGCAGCAGCCTTGAGGCATTGCGTCTCCATTCGCTCACCTGGCCTTTACCCGATGCGCCCGGGGGGATTATCGGGCTTGCGCTGGGTGGATTATTGTTCCACGCCTTAGGCTTTATCGGCGCAACATTAGCCCTGCTGGCCTCGTTTTCCATTGGTATGTCCCTGTTTGTGGGCGTGTCCTGGCTGGGCATGATGGAAAAGTTGGGGACGTGGGTCGAAACGCGCGTATTGAGCGTATTCGAACGCGTCGAGGCCTTTCAGGATCGCCGGGCTGGCGAGCGTGCAGCGACTGCACGCGCCGATAAGGTGAAAGTCGAACGCCAGCGTTTCGAGGATGCACCTGCAATCGTTATTCAGGATCCATTGCCGGAGCAGCCGCCGGAGGAGTCTCCCAGAGAAATCCGGGCACGTGAAAAGGCGGCCGCGCAAGCTGCGCAGGCGAGCTTGTTTGAGGAGGCGGCATTACCGCCATGGGAAGAACCCGGCGAGCCTGATCTTCCCGCAGCACCGGCAGCACTGGACCTGCCCGAGATCGACACATTCGAATCCGATGTCGCGCCGATCCGAGAACCCGTACCGGCAGTACCCGTTGCACCCGTGGCCGCTCCGGCTATTCCGCATAAGACCGTGGTCAAAAAGACGCCGCCGCTCATCAAGCATGGTCGTCCTGAGTTGCCGGACATTACCTTGCTGGCACCTCCTCCCCCATCACAGGAGCTGGTGAGTCACGAAACCATCGAATACACCTCACGTCTGATCGAGCGCAAACTGGCTGAGTTTGGAGTGGAAGTGAAGGTGGTGGCTGCGTATCCGGGCCCGGTGATTACCCGCTACGAAATCGAGCCTGCAACAGGGGTAAAGGGTTCGCAGATCGTTAATCTCATGAAGGATCTGGCGCGCGCGCTGAGTCTGATTAGCATTCGCGTAGTCGAGACCATTCCGGGCAAGACTTATATGGGTCTGGAACTGCCCAATCCGAAGCGCCAGATCGTTCGGCTTTCGGAGATTATAGGCTCACAGCCTTATCATGATTCCAGCTCGCTGCTGACCATGGCCTTTGGCAAGGATATTTCCGGTAAGCCGGTTGTGTCGGACCTGGCAAAGGCCCCGCATATGCTGGTGGCAGGTACCACGGGTTCCGGCAAATCAGTCGCCATGAATGCGATTATTCTGTCGATGCTGTACAAGGCAACCGCGGATGAAGTCCGGCTGATCATGATTGATCCGAAGATGCTGGAGCTGAGTATCTACGAGGGTATTCCACATCTTCTGGCGCCGGTTGTGACCGATATGAAGCATGCCGCCAACGCGCTCAACTGGTGCGTGGGCGAAATGGAAAAACGCTACCGTCTGATGAGTGCGATGGGCGTGCGGAATCTGGCTGGCTTTAACCAGAAACTGAAAGAGGCTGAAAAGCGCGGTGAGCGACTCACCAATCCTTTCTCGCTGACCCCGGAAAACCCTGAGCCGCTCGCGCATCTGCCCATGATTGTGGTGCTGATCGACGAGCTGGCCGATCTGATGATGGTGGCAGGCAAGAAGATCGAAGAGTTGATTGCCCGTCTGGCGCAAAAGGCGCGTGCGGCCGGTATCCACCTGATTCTGGCCACCCAGCGCCCCAGCGTGGATGTGATTACCGGTCTGATCAAAGCGAATATTCCGACCCGCATGGCGTTTCAGGTATCCAGCAAAATCGATAGTCGCACTATTCTCGACCAGATGGGTGCGGAATCGCTGCTAGGGCAGGGCGATGGTCTATTCCTGCCACCGGGCAGCGGCTACCCGCAACGGATTCACGGCGCATTTGTGGCTGATGAAGAAGTGCATGCGGTGGTCGAGTTCCTCAAGCAGCAAGGCGAGCCCAACTATATCGAAGGTATCCTCACCGGCGCAGTGGAAGGCGAGGGCGGCGGTTCGGGTGAGTTTGGTTTGTCCGGCGGCGAAGGCGAAGGTGATGCCATGTATGACGAAGCTGTGGCCTTCGTCATCAAAAGCCGTAAGGCATCCATCTCGTCGGTGCAGCGACAACTCCGCATCGGCTACAACCGTGCTGCCCGTCTGGTTGAGCAAATGGAAGCCGCCGGTTTGGTGAGCCCGCCCGAGCACAATGGCAATCGGACTGTACTGGTGCCCGCTAGGGAAGAAGCATAA
- a CDS encoding DUF4241 domain-containing protein, with product MNLHTLYPDRWKALANESASWHLPDGTEARMRFFTVEAGQLWLQSGRLVPCDPFASLQWRENGQLELEPGQYRVVVTVADISEAQDGSDCRDAYLSLIVNDQPATHWFFLAALPEDMDYPDDLEDHQFIGIEAAQGAVGFVDADAVERLMPDPALEDWEDWVFDSGEPDAWLAQLEDPDNVAAGIANIRLPNAQNGENIVICGAGFGEGNYPVVGTFTADGHLTAVHIDLMMLPVSPMPEWD from the coding sequence ATGAATCTCCATACGCTGTACCCTGACCGCTGGAAAGCGCTCGCCAACGAATCCGCCAGCTGGCACTTGCCCGATGGCACTGAGGCGCGCATGCGTTTCTTTACGGTTGAAGCCGGTCAGCTGTGGTTGCAAAGTGGCCGTCTGGTGCCGTGTGATCCCTTCGCATCGCTGCAATGGCGCGAAAATGGCCAGCTGGAGCTCGAACCCGGCCAGTACCGGGTGGTGGTGACGGTGGCTGATATCAGTGAGGCGCAGGATGGCTCGGATTGCCGCGATGCCTATCTGAGCCTGATTGTGAACGATCAGCCAGCGACGCACTGGTTTTTTCTGGCAGCCTTGCCTGAAGACATGGATTACCCCGACGATCTGGAGGATCACCAGTTTATCGGTATCGAGGCGGCTCAAGGCGCTGTTGGTTTTGTTGATGCTGATGCGGTAGAACGTCTGATGCCTGATCCCGCGCTCGAAGACTGGGAAGACTGGGTGTTTGACAGCGGTGAGCCGGATGCCTGGCTGGCACAGCTTGAAGATCCGGATAATGTGGCTGCAGGAATCGCCAATATTCGATTGCCGAATGCGCAGAATGGCGAAAACATTGTGATCTGTGGCGCAGGATTCGGCGAAGGCAATTACCCTGTGGTCGGGACATTCACCGCCGACGGACATCTCACAGCCGTACACATCGACCTGATGATGCTACCGGTTTCACCCATGCCCGAGTGGGATTGA
- a CDS encoding lytic transglycosylase domain-containing protein, with protein sequence MTTRLTLPCLLMLSAMSLPALAGAQKEEVLSAAVSTAMQRSINSDAEPRLVFSHPSEGQVWLAEMSRRLEKKVPDAFMREKLLTAIQYEATRAGLDPQMVLGLIYVESGFRKYAISSAGARGLMQVMPFWVRQIGANEHNLFDMYTNLRFGCTILRHYLDIENGDLYRALGRYNGSLGKPEYPNMVLSAWKGMFDWRVGSKVIAAN encoded by the coding sequence ATGACCACGCGCCTCACCCTTCCCTGTCTGCTGATGCTGTCGGCCATGAGCCTGCCAGCCCTTGCAGGTGCACAGAAGGAGGAGGTGCTGTCTGCAGCCGTTTCCACCGCCATGCAACGCTCGATCAATAGCGATGCAGAGCCCCGACTGGTCTTCAGTCATCCGTCCGAAGGCCAGGTCTGGCTGGCGGAAATGTCGCGCCGCCTGGAAAAGAAAGTGCCGGACGCCTTCATGCGTGAAAAGCTGCTGACAGCGATTCAGTATGAAGCCACCCGCGCCGGGCTTGATCCGCAAATGGTGCTGGGTCTGATCTACGTGGAAAGCGGCTTCCGCAAGTACGCCATTTCCAGTGCAGGTGCACGTGGCCTGATGCAGGTGATGCCGTTCTGGGTGCGGCAGATTGGCGCAAACGAGCACAATCTGTTCGATATGTATACCAATCTGCGCTTCGGCTGCACCATCCTGCGCCATTATCTCGATATCGAGAATGGTGACCTGTACCGCGCGCTAGGTCGCTATAACGGCAGCCTGGGCAAGCCTGAGTACCCAAATATGGTGTTATCCGCCTGGAAAGGCATGTTTGACTGGCGCGTAGGCAGTAAGGTGATTGCCGCCAACTAG
- a CDS encoding proline--tRNA ligase translates to MRTSQYFLSTLKEAPSEAELISHKLMLRAGLIKKLGSGLYTWMPLGLRVLRKIETVVREEMNAAGAMEVLMPAIQPAELWQESGRWEIFEKGLMLRIKDRHDREFCFGPTHEEVITDIARNEIKSYKQLPLNFYQIQTKFRDETRPRYGVMRAREFLMKDAYSFHVDFPSLEKTYWRMHEAYSNTFRRLGLTFRPVAADTGAIGGDGSHEFHVLAEAGEDWLAYCPTSDYAANVELAEALAPTTPRAAATEALRDVDTPKQTTCEQVAQLMGIGIERTVKLVAAIAEGKLNIFLLRGDHSLNEIKVGKLPDMNDFRLATEEEIRAFFNCPPGFLGPIGIDRSKVRLIADQTVAAMSDFVVGANKPKFHLAGVNWGRDLPEADIVADIRNVVAGDPSPDGKGVLALCKGIEVGHIFQLRTKYSAAMKCTYLDAEGQLQPMEMGCYGIGVSRVVGAAIEQNHDERGIVWPEALAPFTVAIVGVGYHRSEAVKSAADALYAQLTAAGIDALLDDRDERPGSMFADMELIGIPHRITIGDKSLADGKIEYVHRKSGDKDLVAVADALSFIQGRLGK, encoded by the coding sequence ATGCGCACGTCGCAATACTTTCTCTCCACGCTGAAAGAAGCCCCGAGCGAGGCCGAACTGATTTCGCACAAGCTGATGCTGCGTGCGGGCCTGATCAAGAAACTGGGTTCGGGTCTCTATACCTGGATGCCGCTGGGACTGCGCGTGCTGCGCAAGATTGAAACTGTCGTTCGCGAAGAAATGAACGCGGCCGGTGCCATGGAAGTATTGATGCCCGCCATTCAACCCGCCGAGCTGTGGCAGGAATCGGGCCGCTGGGAAATCTTCGAGAAGGGCCTGATGCTGCGCATCAAGGATCGCCATGATCGCGAATTCTGTTTTGGCCCGACGCACGAAGAAGTCATTACTGACATCGCCCGCAATGAAATCAAGAGCTACAAGCAGCTCCCGCTGAACTTCTACCAGATCCAGACCAAATTCCGTGACGAGACCCGCCCGCGTTATGGCGTGATGCGCGCACGTGAATTCCTGATGAAGGATGCCTACTCTTTCCACGTCGACTTCCCGTCGCTGGAAAAAACCTACTGGCGCATGCATGAAGCCTACTCCAACACCTTCCGCCGCCTGGGTCTGACCTTCCGTCCGGTCGCAGCTGATACCGGCGCCATTGGTGGTGATGGTTCCCACGAATTCCACGTACTGGCAGAAGCCGGTGAAGACTGGCTGGCTTACTGCCCGACGTCTGACTACGCAGCCAACGTCGAGTTAGCCGAAGCGCTGGCCCCGACCACCCCGCGTGCGGCTGCAACAGAAGCATTGCGCGATGTCGATACGCCGAAGCAAACCACCTGCGAACAAGTGGCGCAGTTGATGGGCATCGGTATCGAGCGCACCGTGAAGCTGGTTGCAGCGATTGCCGAAGGCAAGCTGAACATTTTCCTGTTGCGTGGCGATCACAGCCTGAATGAAATCAAGGTCGGCAAACTGCCGGACATGAACGATTTCCGCCTGGCCACCGAAGAAGAAATCCGCGCTTTCTTCAACTGCCCACCGGGCTTCCTCGGCCCGATCGGCATTGACCGCAGCAAGGTACGTCTGATTGCCGATCAGACGGTTGCTGCCATGAGCGACTTCGTCGTGGGCGCCAACAAGCCTAAGTTCCACCTGGCGGGCGTCAACTGGGGCCGCGATCTGCCGGAAGCCGATATCGTGGCCGATATCCGCAATGTGGTAGCAGGTGATCCGTCACCGGATGGAAAGGGTGTACTGGCGCTGTGCAAGGGCATTGAAGTCGGTCACATTTTCCAACTGCGCACCAAGTACTCTGCTGCAATGAAGTGTACCTATCTGGATGCCGAAGGCCAGCTGCAACCGATGGAAATGGGCTGCTACGGCATTGGCGTGTCACGTGTAGTGGGTGCGGCGATCGAACAGAACCACGATGAACGCGGCATTGTGTGGCCGGAAGCACTGGCACCGTTTACCGTGGCTATCGTGGGCGTCGGCTATCATCGTTCGGAAGCAGTGAAATCGGCCGCTGATGCGCTGTATGCCCAGCTGACAGCCGCGGGTATTGATGCGCTGCTGGATGATCGCGACGAGCGTCCGGGTTCGATGTTTGCCGATATGGAGCTGATCGGCATCCCGCATCGCATCACCATTGGCGACAAATCGCTGGCAGATGGCAAAATCGAATACGTGCACCGCAAATCCGGCGACAAGGATCTCGTCGCCGTTGCCGATGCACTATCGTTCATTCAAGGCCGTCTCGGCAAGTAA
- a CDS encoding DNA polymerase III subunit chi encodes MARVSFYFNVQNHDLALCQLANKALNRGLTLGILTGSISASAAMDTFLWQVPDIGFLPHCVHDHPLAEHTPVLIAHSIAHIPERNVLFNASGQPCGQPERFDRVIEIVALDDIPARDLARERARQYRSQGLTVDFTDMAASRPG; translated from the coding sequence ATGGCCCGCGTCAGTTTTTATTTCAATGTCCAGAATCACGATCTGGCTTTATGCCAGCTTGCTAACAAGGCATTGAATCGTGGGCTAACACTCGGCATACTGACCGGGTCGATCTCGGCATCTGCCGCCATGGATACTTTCTTGTGGCAGGTGCCCGATATCGGATTTCTTCCGCATTGCGTGCATGATCATCCACTGGCCGAGCACACGCCGGTTTTGATCGCTCATTCGATTGCACACATACCGGAACGAAATGTGCTGTTTAATGCGTCTGGCCAACCCTGCGGTCAACCTGAACGGTTTGACCGCGTCATCGAAATTGTTGCGCTCGATGACATACCTGCCCGCGATCTGGCGCGCGAACGTGCGCGGCAGTATCGCAGTCAGGGTCTGACTGTTGATTTTACCGATATGGCGGCCTCCCGCCCTGGATAG
- a CDS encoding leucyl aminopeptidase — MLSAYRPNTSTFRAAIVKTPQLRDAILQESTVEFSIKASALDKLKSPVLVIAVRNGKELSAAGQALDAAANGHISAVIKLGDLSAKAGSTVVLHKVAGVAAERIVLVSLGDSEKEYRAAYGAAARIVDGFAVKEAVFAIDQLPEGKTLEWSVEEAACAVVDASYRFDQTKSKKDTRQALAKATFVVVKGGEKAAEAAAARGQALGTAVNYAKDLGNLAPNYCTPTYLAGRAQEIAKQFGMKVEILERPALEKLGMGSFISVAKGSTEAMKLIVLKHEGGKKGDKPVVLVGKAITFDSGGISLKPGEGMDEMKYDMMGGGSVIATMHAVGELKLPLNVIAIVPACENMPAGNASKPGDIVTTMNGLTVEILNTDAEGRLILCDALTYAERFTPAAVVDVATLTGACVIALGHITTGLYANKDALAQELMAASATSGDRAWHMPLFEEYHEGLKSNFADLANVGGRPGGSITAACFLSRFTEKYDWAHLDVAGTAWKSGAQKGATGRPVPLLTRFLQARAALASVAVSAKPAAKASAKPAAKSEAKPAAKAASKPAAKPAAKASKAAKK; from the coding sequence ATGTTATCGGCCTACAGGCCGAATACGTCCACCTTTCGTGCCGCAATTGTAAAAACACCACAACTGCGAGACGCGATCTTACAGGAGTCCACCGTGGAATTCAGCATCAAGGCATCTGCACTCGACAAACTCAAGAGCCCCGTACTGGTTATCGCCGTTCGCAACGGCAAGGAACTGTCTGCGGCAGGACAGGCACTGGACGCTGCCGCAAACGGCCACATTTCTGCTGTGATCAAGCTGGGTGACCTGAGTGCAAAGGCTGGCAGCACCGTGGTTCTGCACAAGGTCGCCGGCGTGGCCGCCGAACGCATTGTACTCGTGAGTCTGGGCGACAGCGAGAAAGAGTACCGCGCAGCCTACGGCGCAGCCGCGCGAATCGTTGATGGCTTTGCCGTGAAAGAAGCAGTATTTGCAATTGACCAGCTGCCTGAAGGCAAGACACTGGAATGGAGTGTGGAAGAGGCGGCCTGTGCAGTCGTAGATGCCAGCTATCGCTTTGACCAGACCAAGTCAAAGAAAGATACACGTCAGGCACTTGCCAAGGCGACATTCGTCGTAGTGAAGGGCGGGGAGAAAGCTGCCGAAGCGGCTGCTGCACGCGGCCAGGCACTGGGCACCGCCGTAAACTACGCCAAGGATCTCGGCAATCTGGCTCCGAATTACTGCACACCAACCTACCTGGCGGGTCGCGCACAGGAGATTGCCAAGCAGTTTGGCATGAAGGTTGAAATTCTTGAGCGCCCCGCGCTGGAAAAACTGGGCATGGGCTCGTTTATTTCGGTCGCCAAGGGTTCGACCGAAGCCATGAAGCTGATTGTACTGAAGCACGAAGGTGGCAAAAAGGGTGACAAGCCTGTTGTGCTGGTCGGCAAGGCCATTACATTCGACTCGGGTGGTATTTCGCTGAAGCCGGGCGAAGGCATGGACGAAATGAAGTACGACATGATGGGTGGCGGCTCGGTCATCGCAACAATGCATGCCGTAGGTGAATTGAAGCTGCCATTGAATGTCATCGCGATCGTACCTGCATGTGAAAACATGCCTGCCGGTAACGCCAGCAAGCCGGGTGACATTGTCACCACCATGAACGGCCTCACAGTAGAAATTCTGAATACCGATGCAGAAGGCCGCCTGATTCTGTGCGATGCATTGACCTACGCAGAACGTTTCACCCCTGCGGCAGTGGTGGATGTAGCGACGCTGACAGGCGCATGCGTGATCGCACTGGGTCACATCACTACAGGTCTCTATGCCAACAAGGATGCACTGGCACAGGAACTGATGGCAGCGAGCGCAACATCCGGTGACCGTGCATGGCACATGCCGCTGTTTGAGGAGTACCATGAGGGGCTGAAGTCCAACTTTGCCGATCTGGCGAATGTGGGCGGTCGTCCGGGCGGTTCGATTACTGCAGCGTGCTTCCTGTCCCGCTTCACCGAAAAGTATGATTGGGCTCATCTGGATGTCGCCGGAACTGCATGGAAATCCGGCGCACAAAAGGGTGCAACTGGCCGCCCGGTTCCGCTGCTGACACGCTTCCTGCAAGCACGTGCAGCGCTGGCTAGTGTTGCAGTTTCAGCAAAACCTGCAGCTAAGGCCTCAGCTAAGCCAGCCGCCAAGTCAGAAGCCAAGCCTGCGGCCAAGGCAGCCAGCAAGCCCGCAGCCAAACCGGCCGCAAAAGCAAGTAAAGCAGCCAAGAAGTAA
- the lptF gene encoding LPS export ABC transporter permease LptF — translation MHSALKFFGQICVPRKQIFTRSLLREFSSTAAASFIVLLTVIVVTGSVRILANAANGHVPADAVLALVGFELIAFMPRMVAVTCMVSVLWVLTRWWRDHEMAIWLSSGVSLTSLITPVIQFAVPLALVSGVLSIGLTPWAFQKRTEYQELMSRRDEVNNVAAGIFKESRNGDQDQVYYVENFSGEAGAGKNVFIKMAKEGRQIVVVAREGFLARETDGSRWAILRDGRRYEGAIGQADYRVIDFKQARVRLEEGERQAISAQTKATDSLTLWRSSDPEHQAELAWRIAIPVCTLMLALLSIPIAYVNPRVGRAYNLALAPVMFFIYNGLLDVGQNWLASGRWPMWIGMWPFHIAALTLTVILFFRRMRPEK, via the coding sequence GTGCATTCCGCTCTTAAGTTTTTCGGCCAAATATGTGTGCCGCGCAAGCAGATTTTCACCCGCAGCCTGTTGCGCGAGTTCAGCTCGACAGCGGCGGCATCCTTTATTGTCCTGCTGACCGTAATTGTGGTGACTGGCTCGGTCAGAATTCTCGCGAATGCGGCCAATGGGCATGTCCCTGCCGATGCAGTGCTGGCGCTGGTTGGGTTCGAGCTGATCGCTTTTATGCCCCGCATGGTGGCAGTAACCTGCATGGTGTCCGTTTTGTGGGTGCTGACGCGCTGGTGGCGTGATCATGAAATGGCCATCTGGCTATCGTCCGGTGTGTCACTGACTTCATTGATCACGCCAGTGATCCAGTTTGCGGTTCCGCTCGCACTGGTATCCGGTGTACTGAGCATTGGCCTCACCCCTTGGGCCTTCCAGAAGCGGACGGAGTATCAAGAACTGATGTCGCGCCGTGACGAAGTCAACAATGTCGCTGCCGGCATCTTTAAAGAGTCCCGCAATGGCGATCAGGACCAGGTCTACTACGTCGAAAATTTCTCCGGCGAAGCGGGTGCGGGTAAAAATGTCTTTATCAAAATGGCCAAGGAAGGGCGGCAGATTGTTGTCGTCGCTCGAGAAGGCTTCCTTGCGCGCGAAACTGACGGCAGTCGCTGGGCTATTTTGCGCGATGGCCGTCGTTATGAGGGTGCAATTGGTCAGGCAGACTATCGGGTCATCGACTTCAAGCAAGCTCGCGTTCGCCTAGAAGAAGGCGAGCGGCAGGCGATTAGTGCGCAAACTAAAGCGACTGATTCGCTGACCCTCTGGCGCAGCAGTGATCCAGAACATCAGGCTGAACTGGCTTGGCGCATTGCTATTCCAGTCTGCACGCTGATGCTGGCGCTGCTGTCGATTCCGATCGCCTACGTCAATCCTCGCGTGGGCCGCGCCTACAATCTGGCGCTGGCACCTGTCATGTTCTTTATCTACAACGGCCTGCTGGATGTCGGGCAAAACTGGCTGGCATCAGGACGCTGGCCGATGTGGATCGGTATGTGGCCATTCCATATTGCAGCGCTAACCCTGACTGTGATTCTTTTCTTCCGCCGTATGAGACCCGAGAAATGA
- the lptG gene encoding LPS export ABC transporter permease LptG — protein MKVLTRYLISHLLRVGGLCLLGWLSLFAFFDVIRELGALTGDYQFVKMLMFVILTLPGHAYELMPVATLFGGLLALAALSQDSEYTVMRTSGVSLARIVWTLVGTGLLFAAFTIVLGEWVVPASERSAKQLKLAASGKIVEQDLRSGFWAKDGRDFINVRHILPDGTLRGVTVISFDDAHRMTGYLYAGAGHPVQDQVWTLEDVNQTRIASQQVTLSHLANMEWHSILSKDTLSTLLLEPEKMSAKQLWTYMGYLSQNSQDNSRYQVALWSKLFYPLACIPMLILALPFAQGQRRSGGLGMKLFMGVMLGLVFYFFNQLVGSMGKIKGWSPIMSATLPSVVFLLAALLMLWRQEKR, from the coding sequence ATGAAAGTATTAACCCGTTACCTCATTTCTCATTTGCTGCGAGTGGGTGGATTGTGTCTGCTGGGTTGGTTGTCATTGTTCGCCTTTTTCGATGTTATCCGCGAACTTGGCGCGCTGACCGGCGACTATCAATTCGTCAAGATGCTGATGTTTGTGATCCTGACCCTGCCTGGACATGCATATGAGTTAATGCCGGTAGCCACCCTGTTTGGCGGCTTGCTGGCATTGGCTGCGCTGAGTCAGGATTCCGAATACACGGTGATGCGTACAAGTGGCGTCAGCCTGGCGCGAATCGTATGGACTCTGGTGGGAACGGGACTGCTGTTTGCCGCTTTCACGATTGTACTGGGTGAATGGGTGGTGCCTGCTAGCGAACGAAGTGCCAAACAATTGAAACTGGCCGCCTCTGGCAAAATTGTGGAACAGGATTTGCGCTCCGGATTCTGGGCCAAGGATGGTCGTGATTTTATTAATGTCCGCCATATTTTGCCCGATGGCACATTGCGCGGCGTAACGGTTATTTCCTTTGATGACGCTCACAGAATGACCGGCTATTTGTACGCAGGAGCAGGCCATCCCGTACAGGATCAAGTCTGGACTCTGGAGGATGTGAACCAAACCCGTATCGCATCTCAGCAAGTCACCCTCTCCCATCTGGCTAATATGGAATGGCACTCCATCCTGAGTAAAGACACACTCTCTACCCTCCTGCTGGAGCCAGAGAAAATGTCAGCAAAGCAGTTATGGACGTATATGGGCTATTTGAGTCAGAACAGCCAGGATAATAGCCGCTATCAGGTTGCATTATGGTCCAAGCTATTTTATCCGCTGGCCTGTATCCCCATGCTGATTTTGGCCTTACCCTTTGCACAAGGGCAAAGACGCTCGGGCGGTTTGGGCATGAAACTGTTTATGGGCGTGATGCTTGGGCTGGTGTTCTATTTCTTTAATCAGCTGGTAGGCTCAATGGGCAAGATAAAGGGATGGTCACCGATTATGTCCGCTACGCTTCCCTCTGTTGTGTTTCTGTTAGCTGCGTTATTGATGCTGTGGCGACAGGAAAAGCGCTAA